The DNA window TTTTCAGTCATAAAACTGCAAATACTTCCCGATTCTGCCAACATCCGAAGGCGCACTTTATCTTGATTCCTGAGATATTCCTGTTTTTTCAGATATATCTCCCACGAACGATATTTTGTGTAGAATGGaggaaacttttttttcttcaactgAATCTTACCGTCCATACAAAAGTGTGTGTAGTCAAGAATTTCGTTGCTCTCCAACTCTGACTCGGTACGGCAAACGGATGGACTAGCTACGACTTTGGGGAAATTGCGATTTTCCGGTCTTAGCTCGACGACGTGCAACCCCTTTGATTCGGCTATCTGCTGATGATTTTTCTGTTTAAGCATTCCGATGAAAAAAGCTTTCACAACGTGCTGCACATTCGTCGATCCTTCGCATTTAGCCCGAAGATCTTTTATTCCAAGCACTTCGCAGACGGTTTTGATTGCACGGTGGCATTTCAATCCGTAACCTTCCGGTTTACGTTCTACGAATATCTTAGTAGCGccaaacgaacaaaaaaaatcgtgaaaCACCGTGTGACCATTGCAAAGCTCGAAATACATTAGTTTCTGCCCTGCACGGTTTTTCGCCTGTCTCAGCGCTGCCTTCATTTCTATAGCTTTCCCGAAGCCAAAACCGGCTAATCCATTGCCATTACCGGTCACAACCATAGACGACACTCGGCGTTTACGTCCTAGATTACCCTTCATGTTTACAACAGTTTTCAATTCTAAACATTTCGTATCAAAACCCTCAAAACGGTCCTCATCAATTGGATCCGGGGGCCCGAGGCTTCTTCCGGGCATTTTTGAACCAGACCAACCGCGTTCCAGCGGACTTAATTTAACGCGCTTAAAATTAACCATCTCATCGCGAATCTTCTTCAATTTAGATTCTCGTTCCGTATCCTCTGGCAGTTGCTGCTGCTGTACCAATTCGCGCCCTCGGATTATCGGTGTTGAAAGACCAGGCCACACTATATTTGCTTTGCCAAATCCTATCGTTTGACCTTTGTTCAAATCCTTTGGGGTGATTCTTTTGGCTCCTTTACCTCGACCTCGCTTTTTTCCGGCATTACTCACGGAAATAACACCCTTCCAAATCTGCTCGGCTGGTACTGAAATTCAAACgataaatttaaaaacgaaCATATTATGTTTATTAGCCTCTTACGCTTGTTGAAGAAGCCAGTTCCTCTGGAATTATGTAACGTTGGAACGATAGGTTGCAGAAACTGCCTGTTCGCGATACCAACATATTGATTCTGCTGTTGATGCTGAGCAGTCGAAGCGGAAAATGCGTTCGGAATGTTGACAATTCCAGTCAATTTCCGGCTGATTTGAAGCAACGAAAAGTTGCGAATCATCGATTCAGAATTGTAAGCAGCGATGCGCAACATTCTCGTTAATTAATTACACGTTTTTGGCCTAATGTTCCACTTTTCATAGCGATCAAAACGCACCGACGACCGATTAATTCACGAAATTGTATTGTTTTGGTTACTTGCATGTGACATTAGATGACTGCCGGGAGTCATGAAAGAAATGGCTGTTTTTCAACAGGACAGAAAATAGAATAAAAATTGCTCATGGATGGCGCTGAGTAATGTATTACAGTTTGGTTTGACACATTCGATGAAATCATTGTTTTTCAGCAGAGGTCAGAATATCAAGTAATAACAGCTCATAGATGGCGCAGTACAACTCTGCATTAAGTACGATTACACGATAAGTCAGGTTTCCGATACAGCACGACAACGGAACGCCAAAATTAGTTACATGCAATTGAATGGAGGcatcacacacaacatcaacggcacggtaCGTTTTGTCGTATAGAACGTGTAAATGAGCACACGAGAAACGTATTCAACATATCCTGACGAAACGCTGATGTGACGTTGCCGTTGTTTTCCGTTGACCTATTCTGACGTATTTGCTTGCGCCTTCCTATTCCCGTTAAAAAGAACCCCATAgaaaatcctcccgattttccTACCGACTAAATCGACTTGCGTCGGTGCAATCAGCCGACTATGCAACCAATTAATCGATCGATTGTTGCACCGACTCTTATGGGAGTTTAACATGAGCGTCTGCCGACGCGACAACCAATTaaatctgttgaaatcggtctatttcaACCTATTAAATCGGTCCATTAGTTGGTAGTTTAAATTAGGAACAAGATTTACACAGATTTAATCGGGCGATTAATATACTGACGAGAATTGCTAACCGGCGAAACCCAACGTAGTCGGTTAATTAATCGGTCGACCTCGAAGTACCCGactgtagtagtagtagtagtcgactgagaaatttcacaactgtcaaattttctacGGAGAAAGGCTGATTATTTCTCAATGACAGTTAAAAAAAACCAAAGTCCTTTGACTTAACATTGCATCTGTGGTTATCCGAAATCTCAATTGTCAGATGGTTATCACGCATGCTCAAATGCAACGGAATCGGAATATGAATTTCTTCAATTcctaaaataaaactaaataaactagGAATGTGACTATTTGTATATTTGGATATTGTAATAGAAATTCATTGCATACTTGCAATTTGGTAAATCTACAGAATTGTTCATAACTCAAACCACCGTTATAAGTTACCGTTACATTGTTATAAACCATCATTGATATTCTGACTCTCCAAAAATATGATCGTCATGAATTCAGACCCAAATGCAACGGATATGATTATCCTATCCGGCTCCGTTGCATTTGAGTCTGAATTCATGACGATCATATTTTTGGAGAGTCAGAATATCAATGATGGTTTATAACAATGTAACGGTAACTTGTAACGGTGGTTTGAGTTATGAACAATTCTGTAGATTTACCAAATTGCAAGTATGCAGCCACGAAAGTTGTTTTTGCCGGAAGCAAAATTGAGCTGACTCAATTGACCTGAGTCAAAATGCACTTAGGCTTtaaaacctgactcagtttcggtaTCAAGCATTTCATAGAATATCGGTAGATTTAATTTGCTGCTTTTGGTCATTTTACgatcttttttctttaaaaaatgggAAAGTAGTATGAATTCGCCTTTGCCCCTGTTTCGAttattgattattattattattgatacGTGGGTTTCTAAACAATGAATAATGCGATTGCAGTGCCGCTGCTTTTACATGCGGCAATTCGGTAAAGTTAGTTATGCTGCAAGCGACATCTTTTTACGAAATAAATTGTGACCAGTGACACCATGTATGTAAAAAAGGTCTGAATAGGCCTTTCAACCAGCGACACCTGGTGTTCGTTTAGGAAATGAAAGAAATCGAGCTGCCTCGGTCGACCAGTGCACGGTTGCTCGGTATCCGAAAATTTCGTCTGTACTTTAAGAATCGATCAAGTTCTTTTCGTCCACTCTTCGATCGATTTATTCAGTCGTTCTTAAGAAATTATTGTTTTAAACGTTGTTTAACTTTGAGACATATTAGCTGACGACACGTGGTTTCAGACAACGTATCATGGCAGTCAGTTTGTCAAATGATAAGTATAATGTTGCCGTTGATAATTTGTTTGCAGATTTcgataattttttgtttcagaGGACGTTTGGATTCAGCCAACCTTAACTGTCAAGGGTTCGAATTAGAGCCGTTGCCTTTTCAATTTTGTCATAATATATtcattaaaacaaaataaaataaaaacccaGTTTTTTATAGTAATGTGATCGCAGAACTTTTCAAAGCTGCATACATACTTTATCATAGCTCGAATGTTCAATGAATCAATATTTTCCGGATGAAATCGATTTGATTTGAAACCAACCAGCCATAATTCCAAATCAAGTTGGGACAATAGTGACATCTGGTGAaaaagaattttacaatagacATCTGGTGAAGTAAAATTTTTTCTGCCGACTGATGTGGCCACCTAGTGATGAGCTCTTAATACAAACCAACTAGAAAAGCCATCTGCCTAGACGAGAAACTTGGCAAAGCGTTACAAAACTGCAAATCTGGTCTGCTACCTCGATTTCATTCTGCTACCTTGATTTCATCATTCTTCTTAATATGGTTTTGAAATCGTCCAAGGAAGGACGTTCGGTGACATACAAAACCCGTTCGACAGACGTTCATCGTTGGGCCCCTGTTTTGAAACATTTATTTTGGGCTTCTCAGTGGGTTAATTTTTTGCTGTAGGTGTAAACTGGACCTACGGGTTCGTATCAAAAATCTGTAGAcctgttaatttattttttaaacgaaaatattgacacactgaaaaaaaaaatcttgagaaCATGAAAAAATGAGATTCGCAGGATCCCAGGACTGCATCGCTTCTCATACCCTTTCatttcccgaaaaaggacgGAGGAGGGATAAGCTAGGAAACCCGCAACGCGAAcatttcaatagtaattcttcaatagggctaatgagacttttgtaaacaaacttatttcgctcattattccgccaacgagttgaattttatgaaaaatacacatgaatcaacatctttacccttggcagaatcaatttcaaatgttttctgtgttgaaatgataacaaattaagagaaatcagcaaaacaaaagtttgtttacaaatcttattagccctattcaaatgttgatatggaatttcaattttaaaatttactgtTGGGAATAGAATTTTCTCAAACACATCAACCGGTTTTCACTCACAAGGAAATCGAACGTTGCATTTGAGCTGTAATTCTGGCAGACACCGAAACTAATTAATTAGATTGGTTTATCGACGCACATTAGTGGCATCCGGTGAAGCAAAGTTTATTGGAGTCGAACGACGATAAAATAATTTCGTTATTCTGATTTCACATCTCGTTTCGGCATCGAGCGGTTTCACTAAAACATATTTAACAAACAAAACCGCTGCAAAACCGTTACTGTTACAAAACTGCATAGAACGTATGTGCAATGTTTAGCCACACTCTCTCTCGTTACTACTTGATTTGAGAATTTCTAAGAATCCGGAAAGCAGTCGAAACAATCGACTGGAGCCGAAGCTCATGTTccaaaaaaatcgttcaaataagacgatttatgaaacatcgttcagttaaaacgtgtttagctatcttgatgacatttttcttgtagcTCATTATTATAACACGTTATAACGTGTTTTGTAGTgttctgtagtgtgaacatctCATCTCATTATTATTATAGTAATATCTGAATTTGGAAGTActgcaaaaatcgaaaataggTCGCGAACAACTTATCGGAACTACTATTTTATGGCAGGGAATCGGCATACTAGATTGTACGTACAGCTAAAGATTTCGCAACAGATATCGCTAgtgtataaattttttttttatatactagCGACGCCTGTTGCGAAATTTTTAGCCGACATTGCGTGGCGCATGAAATGACGGCAAAAGATTTCGCAACAGATATCGCCAGTGTATAAATTATTATATACTAGCAATATCTAttgtgaaattatttttttgcgtgGCGCATGACATACGGCAAAAGATATCGCTAGTGTATAAGAATCTGTATAGCGATATCTGTTGCGAAATTTTCAGCCatactccactacaccggtgtcaatcaatcgaaaaccccatcaAATGTCAGTACGACTTCTATCCGGCATGTTACGAGTTGTTGCACTTTTAACGAAAGCATCGAGAAAATAATTCGGTTAAAAATGAAACGATTCGTAAAAAGAATGTCGCATTGAAATGTTTCAATACAATGTTACTCGATATTGGACATCTGTCACGACCATTCTGATTTTCACTACTTCTATTCTCTGAGGCGAGCGCGCATAATGGATCTACAACAGCAGCAATGAATGTCAAAACATTGGACATCTTGTTGAGTCGCCCATTGAAGAATAATAATAATGAGTTACAGTCACCAACGAGCACACTAAATTTTGTTCTACAACGCTTTTATCGGGATCTCAGTGGAAAttacgtttgttttgctgaaactcggaaaataGATCACTGAAAGTCAGTAAATTAAAAACCACTattagttgaaaatttttactgACTGTTCAGCTGTGCGATAATTATCGATGAGTATGCAacataaaatcgaatttttcgTTGTTAGATGTTATGGTTTCATGAGatagactagaataacaaagagttGCTGTTCTGTTTGGAATTTGCATTCAGCTGTAATTGAAATTCCAAACGGAACAGCaactctttgttattctagtctctttagtcTCATGCATAAATTGTATCAACTAGATAACTCCCCCTTTAAGGAGTTAAGTTTTGTTTGCAGCACATCAGGCGTTTGGTTGTTAAACCAAAAGACCAGAGTTCGTTTTAGCTTTCTCGTCAACAAACCAGAGAGCTTTGATACTTGATTACCCCTTACATCACTCGGGACCAGCCTGTTGCTTTATTGCTATGTTGTTTGCAAAACGTGTTTGACAGTTGCACTCCAACTGCATTACATCGGTCACTGTGCCATCAACAAACATTTGCGAACGTGTTTCAGATGTAAAAGCGTCCAGAGTTCACAAAACCTTTCTTGAAAAACTTCACGCTTGACTAGTCCCCCTAGGGATTTTCTCGGGAACACAAATAGTGAAGcacgtttttggagctagcaccCATGCGGTGCCAGTTTAGTCCTGATACATAGTTAGTGTCAGCTTCCGATTAGCaaaaatcgaaacgcaaattcgatAACTAATTATGTACAAAATGTATTATGTATTCTTCAAGCGCAAAAGTGGTTCTACTCACCTTTCTCCTTAAcggaaaaaaatggttttcaccCAAACTGTTCTCTTTAGGGAGAAATACAGCATAGGTCAGAATTTCAGTTGTACACACATTTCGAATCGTACCTAAACATCTATTTTCTGTGGATTTAATGTCGAACTGGCGCCCATTTGGTGTTAGTTTAAATTTATCGTCTAACTGACCAAAAGTTGGTgatagttactgacgagtagaaTATGAAACACAAGATTCAATTTTTCGAATTAGGTGTGCCCGCATGCGTAGATTGGTTACATTGAATGTTTTtacttaaaatgtaaaccaagtTCGCTCGCACACGCATTGTGTTGATGATAAAATGGTTATCACAGGTCACAAATGTGCCCATAAGATCTcataagcggcccttacacgttcaatatttttgtcaataccagtattgacggtattgttacaatatttcagtcccgtttgaaatccacatcgtcaataaaaagatgggtgggtaatgtctgcgacataaccggagagatgtagaatacataaggaacacgttcttcaaatatgttgatactcattggaattttcggacaaaaggtgatttgggcgaggaatatttcaaattattctttacaaaaatgatggtggtcctgaaaaggaccggttttgttggcgttgttggccttggtgagggagatggctaacgatgaaattgattgttagcatgaggaagtcgcgtagtactggccaatggaagaacagataataattgattcctgaaaatcaatttttctttattcatgtaaattatacatacttacaaatctaacagaagattcctgatcatatttctaaatcattagtgcgaacattgtgtaatttggttaagtacaatgaaagttacaaactttccaaactcgaccttctgttcattcagaaatattgaaatggggtgtcgtggtcaaagatgggtgggtaatgtctgtcacataaccggagcgtcgttatttcaattcgagacgttaatttaaatctaataatattcaacagaatcacgtttgaatgggaaattttcaaataattctctatggtaataatggtggttctgaaaagaacctttggtatcggcgttggtgttgatggtgatgcgctggatcgttggatatttttggcatgatagttacgtgcctggcgaactgttttgtagcctcgaacaaaacgacaagactggcttcttcgggtaccattacggctgaactttataagcttagctcgactttgaaatcctgcacaatctcacgaatcagacactggtagggccattttgtttgctactagcacggagctgcacaaaaaatcatttaatgcagttagttcacgggggctgccaaaaagcttgaatagaagcatgcgacttcaacgtttctcttaaacacatgcaacaatacattcgttttggtaatactgataataacagtagaaaggaatggaaaagcagtgcacgaaacgagcgagaggataatttaaatttttgttccgtgtgcaagctacttctttccacccaacgtattatgttgcttgttgaaaatttgctacacaccttaaaataaaagtttcagtttaactctcactagaacacaattgattggtcctgaaaagaaccgttgcttttattgtaatttacgcccactcccacaaaccgaccaagtaggcatcagtggcttcattacggctgagttttgtaagcgtagctcgcctttgaagtaatacacaaccttacgaaccagacgctggaatgttagccagcggattagttgctccgttgccctttagttggggcgaaatactagcatggcgacagttcctgatcggtagttggttgcgatgggccaccagtagctggggcacttttgcggaccgtcatcatcgccaactgctttcctccggtggactggctgcttgctagtgcttgaacgaatacgaatgatgagaaaaaccgaccgaccaatattcatatatgaaaacacaagaaagcactactatcgctctcccgctcgttttcgtgccattcctgtgcctttcctttccgttcggctaccaatactagcataaccaaaacgaatattctgtctttccatcgccttcaatctagtggccagtgctagcaaacttgcatgttcagtttttcaataacaacattcaaacaatattttcaaagaatgttgcagatttgaaaagaaggaaagagaagattttcacaaatttaaattcttttgttttatttgttagcgctgataaaggctatttagtttgctactagcaaggagctgcacaaacaaatcgatttatgcagttaatcaacggaggctgccaaaaagttcgaataaaagcatgcgactagtgtactttgcatgttctatattttatcaatactagagaggatcaataaaataattcaaattgttatagcgacatgcaattgtggcaacactggccatgagatggtgggggaacacgcacattcgttttagttatgatggtagtagcagcagaaaggaatggaaaagcagtgcacgaaaacgagcgagagaagataatttaaattctctttctttctttccacacatcgtatttcttatattgctttctgaaaattatttgttatacaccataaaatgtaaatttcagtttaactcttattagaacacaattaattggtcctgtaaacaaccgtttattgttttattgcgggagcataattcagacgcactccccgcggacacggtgagctagaaagcactattttgcattctcgaacaaaccgaccaagtaggcatcgttggcttctcggggcatcattacgactgagctttgtaagcgtagctcgactttgcagtcctgcacaatctcacgacccagacgctggaacgatagcctactctgttgccctttagttggggcgaaattcttgcagggcgacagttccgatgagtcaccagtagctggggcactttttccgtccgtcgctattgccaactgctttccttcggtggactggctgcttgctagtgcttgaacgaatacgaatgatgagaaaaaccgaacgaccaatattcatatacgagaaagcactactatcgctctctcgctcgttttcgtgccattcctgcgcctttcctttccgttcggctaccaatactagcataaccaaaacgaatattctgtctttccatcgccatCTAGTGGCcaatgctagcaaacttgcatgttcagtttttcaataacaacattcaaacaatattttcaaagaatgttgcagatttgaaaagaaggaaggaaaagattttcacaaatttaaattctttcgtgttatttgttagcgctgataaaggctatttagtttgctactagcaaggagctgcacaaacaaatcgatttatgcagttaatcaacggaggctgccaaaaagttcgaataaaagcatgcgactagtgtactttgcacgttctatattttatcaatactagagaggatcaataaaataattcaaattgtaatagcgacatgcaattgtggcaacactggtcatgagatggtgggggaacacgcacattcgttttagttatgatggtagtagcagcagaaaggaaaggaaaagcagtgcacgaaaacgagcaagagaggataatttaaattctctttctttctttccacacatcgtattttttatatagctttctgaaaattatttgttatacaccataaaatgtaaatttcagtttaactcttattacaacacaattaattggtcctgtaaagaaccgtttattgttttattgcgggagcataattcagacgcactccccgcggacacggtgagctagaaagcactattttgcattctcgaacaaaccgaccaagtaggcatcgttggcttctcggggcatcattacgactgagctttgtaagcgtagctcgactttgcagtcctgcacaatctcacgacccagacgctggaacgatagcctactctgttgccctttagttggggcgaaattcttgcagggcgacagttcctgatcgggttgcgatgagtcaccagtagctggggcactttttccgccgtcgtcatcgccgactgcttttcttcggtggactggctgcttgctagtgcttgaacgaatacgaatgatgagaaaaaccgaccgacagatatttatataatcgcgctaatatgcactactatcgctttctcgctcgttctcgtgccgtgcatgagcctttcctttccgtccggcttctaatggcctaaccaaaggaatatgccgtctttcccccaccaagtgctctcgtcaagcaacccaatgcgaataaccatacgaacaaacatgtaatggacctatatataaacttttcattattttattgttcggttggtctaccataacgacggctctgtgcgggatgggctgaaaattttcacttttccgagtcgttttcgaaagatttttcaaaacacattttttttgttattagtacatgttatacatacttcaaattttaatacagcatagaggaacatatttgcaacaaattggtctaaaaatcaaatcattctgttaagtatgataaaagttattaacgttcaaaatctgacgcggcgccgcagccgatattttgaaacgggacccctatattgaaaccttaaatgtattctacattaaaaattttccattacacgtacaatacttttgtcaatactctctagtattgacaaaaatattgaacgtgtaagggccgctatatagaaagaaataaaaaatgattaaaattaagCGTTTGAGATCACTATGCCTAAGgttatatttttcaatgcgatattagcaatatcaggttacaaaatgatcATGATACTACCACTAAAAATTTTCTTCCTTTATTCGGGAAAGACaatgaataaaagtttgtttcatCAGCAATTGAACAAatatatatcaaacaatgttattgttgacagacgacaaagaaaatattcttttttcatAATCCATAATTACGCATTGGCATAGTTTTCGGAAATGGTAAAAATCTCCAACGGAAATATGTTCGATCATTTGGAAAACACAAGTCAACCCATGGAGCAGCGAAAGCTGTGGCGAGAAATGTTTTGCTCCCAAGTATTGAACCCATATGATGATTATGGTAGATCTGCACAGAAATTATGTATGTAATCAGAGACATCTATTGGCTTGTTCCATTTCAATATGTGCTTGATATTAGCTTTGCCTTATTTTCCCTCCCCTTAATCCCTCCCGCAAATGTCGTCCACTCGATTGAAACAAGTGTGTAGGGTTGCTGGCTCTTCGGAGGCAAGTAATGCTACCAATCTTTGCTGGCTCTTCTTTACTCGTGTCAAGAACACAGTGAGTGAGAAAGATATTGCTACTCTGGTCGCTGAACACGTGGAACTAATACTGCAGTTGTGAAGAAACTCGTACCTGAATGGAAGGACGAAGCATTAATgccgttcatttcattcaaagtagGAATTAACGCGAAGCTAAGAAAAACAGCACTATCTCCATCAACATGGCCGTTAGGACTCTGTTTCCGACAATTTCACGAGAAATATTGACATTTGGGAGCCCCCGCAGCGCTGAATTTAGAATAACATTTAGTTTGAAATATTGTATTGTTACCTTTGCATGTTGTTCGACTACTCGTTTTGTTATATATTGTTATTGTATGTGTTAAATTAACCTAAGTAACAGTCTGTATGGCAGAATTTGCCAAAGACGAagtaataattaaaaaaaaatcgtacaACGTGTTACGCTATATTTCAGAAACCGACTTTCAATATGCTGAGAACGCCAATTTatagtaaagggcgaacacgaaattattgcgacacattcaacagggcataactttttttactattgagtaaaaatcaaccaaattttgcacactttctcattgatgtgtactgtttacatgctgtcaaactcgaagtcgtgtttttcgattcaacgaaaatggaggtgaaccaacgcgaatcgagagaacaaattctttccacccggccaaaaaaaatgcggacgaacatggtcaggcgatttaaacagtttgacgtttaactcaactcgcctttGCTAATTGCCCAtgggaacaaatgcaatttgcgaatgcgatttaaaggcaatttcaacacttagacaaattttctggcggctgaataggacttggttgtttttgtgtttttcaaacatggcggttcatgtttggcttaagcttaaaatagttttttttaacgattggcgtgttctcgcttgtattttgtttatctagtgcacttcatttagccaacgaatgtgggaaattgtggaatcgtgtgtaaatatagtggaacaagatctctgacctaaagtcctAATGAAAGTGGTGGtgagttttggtgtgcaataccaatttaacAGTCAATTCTTCCTATTGTTTGGTGGTAattacctagtgtactgataaatttatgtgagtagataataaatccgaaaataagtattatttgtaatttttatattaggcaattaagggcgattaaatggcgccttccctgggcgatttggagGCGATTTTAGGGCGGGTAGAGCGTtgaaaaaatgacggcggcaaatcgcccaaatgttgcaatttgaaatagcccccaaattgccagcaatttgctggcaaattgtagggcaatcagcgcatccgagttggcaaatagccccccgttagccagcaacttgccctttttgactgggcaaacacctggaatttcctg is part of the Topomyia yanbarensis strain Yona2022 chromosome 1, ASM3024719v1, whole genome shotgun sequence genome and encodes:
- the LOC131677791 gene encoding small ribosomal subunit protein uS5m — protein: MLRIAAYNSESMIRNFSLLQISRKLTGIVNIPNAFSASTAQHQQQNQYVGIANRQFLQPIVPTLHNSRGTGFFNKLPAEQIWKGVISVSNAGKKRGRGKGAKRITPKDLNKGQTIGFGKANIVWPGLSTPIIRGRELVQQQQLPEDTERESKLKKIRDEMVNFKRVKLSPLERGWSGSKMPGRSLGPPDPIDEDRFEGFDTKCLELKTVVNMKGNLGRKRRVSSMVVTGNGNGLAGFGFGKAIEMKAALRQAKNRAGQKLMYFELCNGHTVFHDFFCSFGATKIFVERKPEGYGLKCHRAIKTVCEVLGIKDLRAKCEGSTNVQHVVKAFFIGMLKQKNHQQIAESKGLHVVELRPENRNFPKVVASPSVCRTESELESNEILDYTHFCMDGKIQLKKKKFPPFYTKYRSWEIYLKKQEYLRNQDKVRLRMLAESGSICSFMTEKYPECKMGPAPKEE